In Palaemon carinicauda isolate YSFRI2023 chromosome 14, ASM3689809v2, whole genome shotgun sequence, the following proteins share a genomic window:
- the LOC137653200 gene encoding uncharacterized protein, with the protein MEGKLKALEEELRLSKEREERLLVENERLNWENAAMQKELRELKGTVERVEECVEMRMRENEERMEKRMEDMMGQVMGMMKTIMGEGAVGGVSSASGNGLVVKEKVKVGDNGKGSDSDSSYSDGDIEDKGIRHSKDEQKGERKDERKGKSDVKKEKKKYQADSKDDREWVKVVSKKKGKKGMVKDRNLSVEVDSLYSNEEEGNKGVDSDDSSENERDVCKTVFMREVPRCERFNEHSSRDVYDFFKEYERYCQDKYGDSKRVWARELGEYLTGYLLTMYGVIMSVGDVDYESVKTRIIEQVKRMKGSVKYKRKNDFDEARMNAGEAISMYVCRLETLARKKYGDEGINENKELMRKFLATVPENVAEFVNLKRKEKMRWTKERLTWDDILEIVEDYELDRCMKESKSVSVRTGMEESVPEFVSFRDAVMRGPMRVADSVRR; encoded by the coding sequence atggaaggtaaattaaaggctttggaggaggaattgcggctgagtaaggagcgtgaggagaggttgctagtagagaatgagaggttgaactgggagaatgcggcgatgcagaaggagcttagggagttaaaggggacagtagagagagtggaagaatgtgttgagatgaggatgcgagagaatgaagaacgaatggagaaacgaatggaagatatgatggggcaagtcatggggatgatgaaaactataatgggtgaaggtgcagtcggaggagtgtcctcagcttcgggtaatgggttggtagtgaaagagaaggttaaggtaggtgataatgggaaaggaagtgatagtgatagtagttatagtgatggtgatattgaagataagggaattaggcatagtaaggatgaacagaaaggggagaggaaagatgaaaggaaaggtaaaagtgatgtgaagaaagagaagaaaaagtatcaggctgatagcaaggacgatcgtgaatgggtgaaagtggtaagtaagaaaaagggtaagaagggaatggttaaggataggaatttaagtgtggaagtggattcattatattcgaatgaggaagaaggtaacaagggagtagacagtgatgatagcagtgagaatgaacgtgatgtgtgtaagactgtgtttatgagagaggtacctcggtgtgaaaggttcaatgagcatagcagtagggatgtatatgattttttcaaggagtatgagaggtattgtcaggataagtatggtgatagtaaaagagtttgggctagggagttaggagaatatttgactgggtatttgttgacgatgtatggagtgataatgagtgtaggggacgttgattatgaaagtgtgaaaacgagaataattgagcaggtaaaacgtatgaaagggagtgttaagtataagcgtaagaatgattttgatgaagcacggatgaatgcaggagaagcgatatcaatgtacgtatgtaggttggaaacgttagctaggaagaagtatggggatgaaggtataaatgagaataaggagttaatgaggaagtttttggctactgtacccgagaatgttgccgagtttgttaatttgaaacggaaggagaaaatgaggtggacgaaagaaagattgacatgggatgatattttagagatagttgaggattacgagttggataggtgtatgaaagaaagtaaatctgtgagtgtaagaactggaatggaggaaagtgtgccagaatttgttagttttagagatgctgttatgagaggaccgatgagggtagctgatagtgtacgtagatag